A section of the Apostichopus japonicus isolate 1M-3 chromosome 1, ASM3797524v1, whole genome shotgun sequence genome encodes:
- the LOC139978491 gene encoding uncharacterized protein, with protein sequence MEPHWLLLCLVVFDGWTIARTSNIMGTVSIQGSPTLTVMEDVPNSRIEFRAEADGAVKYGDLEIVYTIDDVSGMPDDVEPGFDFTPSFGAFPNTFTVTIQEGATESNLFVLQVLDDCHVEDEEVLRFAPLATVAYTTNGDLYSVMADMLDVTISEGTADTESIEIQITPENPDLGIVFFEGETNAVIPITGFECRSVDPRALPIDYTCTATLTQTDPTNGLLSLGNDDIIFSATVELAPDVGSFTIQILDDDVLEEPEGSQIGFKETGCGPGNAVLVNNGKTEPFTIIDNDDEIFYGIVSPASIGRKESSDVSVYAITTQIDTDTTIVGNNAVCPFKVQLPTFCKSTDLTCDPSDVYGTNTVFPRPKRESRGRFGSYIITAAYSTPQSIPVFVLPTSDVLKPIRGPTITINNGEDVVIGVDFSSFTRELRWKFNGKELPKLSGKCHFEIKKAKYGTHDGYYEVTRVQRRDSGWRTIIRLIIRQCSACQFIGASSDCTDLGSPTTTCKCYNGGVCPSTFGGTDDWKCVCPLGFYGKRCATVYPGNIRIGPPAKGLTCRDLDKGISRDCRGVLFCYADPLGCLCARGYWGEKCDRVCPNGRFGANCLQRCNCVGTWDSCDPKTGVCKSGKCKTGFDGANCQVAQ encoded by the exons ATGGAACCGCATTGGCTTCTGTTGTGTTTGGTTGTTTTCGATGGATGGACTATTGCTCGGACTAGCAATATCATGG GCACAGTGTCCATTCAAGGGTCACCAACACTCACGGTTATGGAGGACGTCCCTAACAGTCGCATAGAGTTTAGAGCAGAGGCTGACGGTGCTGTCAAATATGGCGACTTGGAGATAG TATATACCATTGACGATGTATCCGGAATGCCAGATGATGTGGAACCTGGTTTCGACTTCACGCCCTCATTTGGGGCGTTTCCCAACACGTTCACTGTAACGATCCAAGAAGGAGCTACAGAGAGCAATCTGTTTGTACTTCAAGTTTTAGATGATTGTCACGTTGAAGATGAAGAGGTACTTCGATTCGCCCCGTTAGCTACCGTTGCCTATACGACCAACGGCGATCTTTATTCGGTCATGGCAGATATGCTTGACGTCACAATCAGCGAAGGAACAGCTG ATACGGAGTCAATCGAGATCCAGATAACTCCTGAAAATCCTGATCTTGGTATAGTGTTCTTTGAAGGCGAGACAAATGCAGTGATACCTATAACAGGCTTCGAGTGTCGCAGCGTAGACCCGAGAGCATTGCCAATCGACTATACATGTACTGCAA CTCTTACACAGACAGATCCAACTAACGGTCTACTATCTTTAGgtaatgatgacatcatcttTTCTGCGACTGTCGAGTTAGCTCCCGACGTTGGCAGTTTCACAATCCAAATTCTTGATGACGATGTGCTTGAAGAACCCGAAGGGTCTCAAATCGGATTCAAAGAGACTGGATGTGGTCCAGGAAATGCAGTTCTTGTAAATAATGGAAAAACAGAACCATTTACCATAATTGATAACG ATGACGAGATATTTTACGGTATCGTTAGCCCGGCAAGCATTGGTCGCAAAGAGTCAAGTGATGTTAGTGTTTATGCGATTACGACTCAGATTGACACAGATACGACCATTGTGGGTAATAATGCCGTGTGTCCTTTTAAGGTCCAATTGCCGACTTTTTGTAAATCTACCGACCTAACCTGCGACCCAAGCGATGTCTATGGAACTAACACCGTATTTCCTCGACCTAAAAGGGAGTCTCGCGGTCGTTTTGGAAGTTACATCATAACTGCTGCTTACAGTACTCCTCAGTCCATACCGGTGTTTGTTTTACCAACCAGTG ATGTACTAAAACCCATTCGCGGTCCAACCATTACGATCAATAATGGCGAAGACGTGGTCATCGGGGTTGACTTTTCTTCATTTACCCGGGAGTTGAGATGGAAATTTAACGGGAAGGAGTTACCGAAACTTAGTGGTAAATGTcactttgaaataaagaaagctAAATACGGCACCCATGACGGTTACTATGAGGTTACCCGAGTACAACGCCGAGATAGTGGATGGAGGACGATCATACGGTTAATCATCAGAC AATGTTCGGCTTGCCAATTCATCGGTGCATCGTCCGATTGTACCGATCTCGGTTCACCTACGACGACGTGTAAATGTTATAACGGAGGAGTTTGTCCAAGTACTTTTGGAGGAACAGACGATTGGAAATGTGTTTGTCCATTGGGGTTTTATGGAAAGCGATGCGCAACAG TTTACCCAGGAAATATCCGAATCGGTCCACCAGCTAAAGGTCTAACATGCCGCGACCTGGATAAAGGCATATCACGTGACTGCCGGGGTGTACTCTTCTGCTATGCTGACCCATTAGGATGTCTCTGTGCTCGCGGTTACTGGGGAGAGAAATGCGATAGAG TGTGTCCTAATGGACGATTTGGAGCAAATTGTCTTCAACGCTGTAACTGTGTTGGAACTTGGGACAGCTGCGATCCTAAAACTGGCGTCTGTAAGTCAGGGAAGTGCAAGACAGGATTTGACGGCGCAAATTGTCAAGTAGCACAATAA
- the LOC139965222 gene encoding uncharacterized protein, whose amino-acid sequence MAAMAQKKEVDLVPTGETSSQPIQKNNDNGESRDCQGATEEPNTRLRARTDQWKYTEAVPNAPGEPPNPSPVLPDIEGVHTGLFLQHFTNSVNKALHKQHCTCNGKIYTSEDLFEKSNPALFGRSKSEIVYSPQHRKTVKLPRLRNDASLVGGNVDIAIEEKGKPPLQVQIEREARDIHMYGMYLQTLDENDDTVFNEDGEIRLPNLMDIHDLEGNSWKIIQEPKKSRDSKQKSRFDRKLFGDAISDYYEEPKSRSAKSNTSNGRDIKQESDKPKKKFIDVMISSAIPNNSDAASISESSLHSTSSEMLPKMEPLCNTAPAHTTQIRSPPFVCDEMGRKALLWRYASEVRKGEITYRDYLTKISDISSLYRDDAGGNKRQKREHSPQKVTADGDLIKIPRADVDIEAENNGPVLLSLSSAYEHQCAAVNFEPSFPPELEVLYSKAGLSVSNLTDSFSKTLPENFLQREKERLRSDYPMYDWKLQQKHLKLPSGHNERAYMERPVRSEPLASNLRRIAGIGPRDFDHKMKVLSNRSGADQDVVNIRSSQFFDRRGELNDIPETESVKKLVKGDEESSRIESGVSRSFPPNQPPTTPVEVALTFASCSVPNIMETMEEETETGQEDEENEEDEEETSERKMEEDGNIITEHPDANHMTRTGLATAKSQRSERSWGEGFDGKMYKVSKEGRVKFNMTERKPRHHSFDSNAISKGDEISTVSDVIPPNPYNSNENLNDLGLSPGKQVNDITHSFKMDATNSWYSKPLPVTLLGIDTLPDIQNSGLRSRSRTVRSKNSSKSEFYGKNKKEPPSKQFSTTQTLTGSARILPVSLSTKHVVFISPTK is encoded by the exons ATGGCGGCCATGGCCCAAAAGAAGGAGGTCGATTTAGTTCCCACTGGTGAAACCTCCTCTCAGCCGatacaaaaaaacaatgatAACGGAGAGTCGAGGGATTGTCAAGGTGCAACAGAGGAACCGAACACAAG gTTGAGGGCAAGAACAGACCAATGGAAATACACCGAAGCTGTTCCTAACGCTCCCGGTGAACCGCCGAATCCCTCGCCTGTGTTACCGGACATAGAAGGAGTTCACACCGGTTTATTTTTGCAGCACTTTACCAATAGCGTTAACAAAGCGCTCCATAAACAACATTGTACATGTAACGGTAAAATTTACACATCTGAGGACTTATTCGAAAAGAGTAACCCGGCATTGTTCGGTAGGTCTAAATCAGAAATCGTTTATAGTCCGCAACATCGTAAAACCGTCAAATTACCGCGATTGAGAAACGATGCCTCATTGGTTGGAGGGAATGTGGACATTGCAattgaagaaaaaggaaaaccaCCTCTACAGGTACAAATTGAACGCGAGGCAAGAGATATTCACATGTACGGTATGTACTTACAAACACTCGATGAAAACGACGACACCGTTTTTAATGAGGATGGGGAAATTCGATTACCGAACCTAATGGATATTCATGACTTAGAAGGTAACAGCTGGAAAATTATACAAGAACCAAAGAAATCGCGTgattccaaacaaaaaagcagGTTTGATCGAAAGTTGTTTGGTGATGCGATTAGCGATTATTATGAGGAGCCTAAATCGCGATCTGCGAAGTCCAATACATCGAATGGGAGAGACATCAAGCAGGAATCTGATAAGCCAAAGAAAAAGTTTATAGATGTTATGATTTCGTCTGCAATACCAAATAACAGCGATGCAGCATCGATATCTGAATCAAGTCTTCATTCGACCAGCAGTGAGATGTTACCCAAGATGGAACCACTTTGTAATACCGCGCCTGCGCACACGACTCAAATACGCTCGCCGCCATTCGTGTGTGACGAGATGGGTAGAAAAGCGCTGTTATGGCGGTATGCATCCGAAGTTAGAAAAGGTGAAATCACATATCGCGATTATTTGACAAAGATATCCGATATATCGTCATTATACCGTGATGATGCCGGTGGTAATAAACGACAGAAGAGAGAACACTCACCACAAAAGGTTACCGCTGATGGCGATTTAATCAAAATACCTCGAGCTGATGTCGATATCGAGGCTGAAAACAATGGTCCGGTACTTCTTAGTCTCTCAAGTGCGTATGAACATCAGTGTGCTGCCGTGAATTTCGAACCTTCCTTCCCTCCAGAACTAGAAGTTTTATATTCCAAAGCTGGACTTAGCGTGTCAAATTTAACAGATTCTTTCAGCAAAACATTACCGGAAAATTTTTTACAGAGGGAAAAAGAACGCTTACGGAGTGATTATCCTATGTATGACTGGAAATTGCAACAAAAACACCTGAAACTACCATCCGGACACAATGAGAGGGCTTATATGGAAAGACCGGTAAGGTCGGAGCCGTTGGCATCGAATTTGCGAAGGATAGCCGGTATTGGACCTCGTGATTTTGATCACAAAATGAAGGTTCTTTCAAATCGTAGCGGAGCTGACCAAGATGTCGTAAATATAAGAAGTTCGCAATTTTTCGATAGAAGGGGTGAGTTAAATGATATCCCAGAGACGGAAAGTGTGAAGAAACTAGTTAAAGGTGATGAAGAGAGTTCGAGAATAGAGTCCGGTGTATCGCGATCTTTTCCACCGAATCAACCACCAACGACACCTGTTGAGGTGGCTCTTACCTTCGCTAGTTGTTCGGTGCCAAATATAATGGAAACGATGGAGGAAGAGACAGAAACTGGACAAGAGGATGAAGAAaatgaggaggatgaggaggaaaCTTCGGAAAGAAAGATGGAGGAAGATGGCAACATTATTACAGAACACCCGGATGCTAATCACATGACAAGAACTGGTCTGGCAACGGCAAAGTCTCAAAGGAGTGAGAGATCGTGGGGAGAAGGATTTGATGGTAAAATGTACAAAGTGAGCAAGGAGGGCCGAGTGAAATTTAATATGACGGAAAGGAAACCACGTCACCATAGTTTTGACTCGAACGCTATCTCCAAAGGTGACGAAATTTCGACAGTTAGTGACGTAATACCTCCAAATCCGTACAACAGTAATGAGAACTTAAACGACTTGGGCTTATCACCAGGGAAACAGGtcaatgacatcacacattcTTTCAAAATGGATGCTACGAATAGTTGGTATTCAAAGCCTCTACCCGTCACCTTGCTAGGAATTGACACGTTGCCCGACATACAAAACTCGGGGTTACGATCGAGGTCCAGGACAGTGCGTAGCAAAAACAGTTCTAAAAGTGAGTTCTACggtaaaaacaagaaagaacCTCCGTCAAAGCAGTTTTCAACTACACAAACATTAACCGGTTCCGCGAGAATCTTGCCAGTATCTTTAAGTACCAAACATGTTGTCTTTATCAGTCCCACAAAATAA
- the LOC139978571 gene encoding uncharacterized protein: MEDLEDDYIFRDITQFNGVWRPKSSLSTPGSQVDKANSSRPVTGNSRVEYSFKRDDIESAQGKTRAVTGRFSTISAPTPAPANSRIVFIQNKRSSRTALTNRSIKNYNNNNNNFVTKSDNRRSESDYGFCTMDNRQKSTDLRVSQCARTRASFPQPDRTCHTYSAYNVARDCERLAISPYGEPMLSGATGRYREKYKHKIAEKSTSRRQLRSGKMGSSHPAKIASNGEVFERYFENSIMRNILECKKSAGVLKRPPASRPRVHRSQSVDSVVSKIHQNAQKRVDAVQSTLGLNSTLATEGQRFGVEHQVALLLSARLEHHRRTSSQSEFESLEFMSVKTDLPRFQSQPVSLLTKGETSLRDGMHSNLFDEERASRGTIQFYQRRRRSRSPPLSKISRDKFLPEAMLRRQDNDVNFQSVSDLRIRKAGMTTPVSDWRSGVSESTRRPKSTLTTKMRLESVASLSREQFGDNDAVPNSNDDVIISNDDVIISNDGLKMQNNAKDNTERAGETTGDCFDGENPDPVSIEEDGDLERKEKEISNGCVKLKVNTRREETDCVLRTEGEKFEQFKQTRNDSDILQDVEEVMESILRDIELNQ; encoded by the coding sequence ATGGAGGATCTTGAAGATGATTATATATTTCGAGATATTACTCAGTTTAATGGAGTATGGCGTCCGAAGAGTTCTTTAAGCACTCCAGGATCTCAAGTTGACAAGGCGAATAGTTCACGACCAGTCACCGGAAACTCTCGGGTGGAATATTCTTTTAAACGCGATGATATTGAATCAGCTCAGGGTAAGACCAGGGCAGTGACTGGAAGATTTTCAACGATAAGCGCCCCTACTCCAGCCCCTGCGAATTCCAGGATAGTTTTCATACAGAACAAACGCTCTAGTCGAACTGCCCTTACAAACCGATCAATTAAAaactataacaacaacaacaacaacttcgTGACAAAAAGTGACAATCGTAGGTCGGAAAGCGATTATGGTTTTTGTACAATGGACAACCGACAAAAATCTACCGATTTAAGAGTTTCGCAATGTGCCAGGACGAGAGCCAGTTTTCCACAACCAGATAGAACTTGTCATACGTACAGTGCATACAACGTAGCACGAGATTGCGAACGATTAGCTATCAGCCCATACGGTGAACCAATGCTTTCGGGAGCTACAGGGAGATACCGtgagaaatacaaacataaaataGCCGAAAAATCTACGTCAAGGAGACAGCTTCGGTCAGGTAAAATGGGTTCTTCTCATCCAGCTAAAATTGCTTCAAACGGAGAGGTCTTTGAAAGATATTTTGAGAATTCAATCATGAGAAATATTTTAGAGTGTAAAAAGTCTGCAGGGGTGTTAAAAAGGCCCCCGGCTTCTCGACCACGGGTACATAGATCTCAAAGTGTTGATTCTGTAGTTAGTAAAATTCACCAAAACGCGCAAAAACGAGTCGATGCGGTTCAGTCGACTCTAGGTTTAAATTCAACTTTGGCGACCGAAGGACAAAGATTTGGTGTGGAGCATCAGGTCGCTCTGCTACTTTCTGCTCGTCTCGAACATCATCGACGAACGAGTAGTCAATCGGAATTTGAATCGCTCGAATTCATGTCTGTAAAAACCGATCTACCGCGATTCCAGTCTCAACCGGTTTCTCTATTGACCAAAGGTGAAACTTCTCTACGTGACGGAATGCACTCAAACCTCTTTGACGAGGAACGAGCTAGTCGCGGAACTATACAATTTTATCAGCGACGCAGACGATCACGTTCCCCGCCGTTGTCGAAAATTTCCCGTGACAAATTTTTACCGGAAGCGATGCTCCGTCGTCAAGACAATGACGTCAATTTTCAGTCGGTGTCGGACTTAAGAATCAGAAAAGCCGGAATGACAACTCCAGTGTCCGATTGGCGGTCGGGTGTATCCGAGAGTACCCGAAGACCAAAATCAACATTAACCACAAAAATGAGGTTAGAGTCGGTGGCATCATTATCGCGAGAGCAATTCGGAGATAATGATGCTGTTCCGAATTCaaatgatgatgtcatcatatcaAACGATGACGTCATTATATCAAATGATGGCCTCAAAATGCAAAATAACGCTAAGGACAATACAGAGCGTGCAGGTGAAACTACAGGGGACTGTTTCGATGGAGAGAATCCAGACCCTGTGTCAATTGAAGAAGATGGAGACCTtgagaggaaagagaaagaaattagTAATGGTTGTGTAAAACTTAAAGTGAATACACGTCGAGAAGAAACAGACTGTGTTTTGAGGACAGAAGGAGAGAAATTTGAACAATTCAAACAAACACGAAATGATTCTGACATTTTGCAAGACGTTGAAGAGGTCATGGAAAGTATTCTTCGTGATATAGAGTTAAACCAATAG
- the LOC139978640 gene encoding uncharacterized protein: MAPPHSNYHVQGVPARKGAGTVLSHRSEPTLRSTTRIDLHPLVRSSSSASLPSLKTSRQVLGINLGVNANKSAIRSLANNPKLNVNIVNGGVSVLRRNTPTGSPTGNASRPEKNAYRIVPLSKEGYHPRSRSPTYQTLILANSQLECLLSRRLREIRRDLEGQKARQNSAVFGEVWAASPESEDHWYVDAVEADHDSSAIETTRLSNEDYATSLETICTSGPMPHRTIKFSSNALKENICNNTILGINESDTQAKLEVWKKDHATNIPKLERLDSSPILRRRQCLADVSQATVEERFLFLRRTSRSVEPVKTKSYKKTPKQAKTKQVIVEEPEMTPKPTYFPPKPENRIPEIKPQEPAKPVLVINADEAEEIRKSLPYFDRPEKEGKNVLKEDVASNRVILSGDNTIDQSQKPMNSIDPTPVAVNTKEVTGDSTSEPLTAKEKFIRMQERMKQRKQEKQKTRESFADYSFMMYNQSKDREGRGGEVNKLGMTLSKRLENMSTFNSRISDDSDSDEDDDDDDDDDNDDIQLGISDSEDDVN, from the coding sequence atggCGCCACCACATTCGAACTACCATGTACAAGGTGTACCTGCACGGAAAGGAGCTGGGACAGTTCTTTCTCATCGTAGCGAGCCCACCCTTAGATCAACAACTAGAATAGACCTACATCCTCTCGTTCGTTCATCTTCTTCAGCTAGTTTACCTTCCTTGAAAACTTCTCGGCAAGTTTTAGGGATTAATCTCGGTGTAAATGCCAACAAATCTGCGATTCGTAGTCTCGCAAATAACCCCAAACTTAACGTCAATATTGTCAACGGTGGCGTTAGTGTGCTACGTCGAAATACTCCGACTGGTTCTCCGACCGGAAATGCTAGTCGTCCGGAAAAGAACGCATATAGGATTGTTCCATTATCCAAAGAGGGGTATCACCCTCGCAGTAGGTCACCAACTTACCAAACACTGATTCTTGCCAACTCACAATTAGAATGTTTATTGAGCAGACGACTGCGTGAAATTAGGAGGGATCTCGAAGGACAAAAAGCGCGCCAAAACTCGGCGGTCTTTGGAGAAGTTTGGGCAGCATCACCCGAATCAGAGGATCACTGGTACGTGGATGCTGTAGAAGCTGATCATGATTCATCGGCTATAGAGACAACACGACTGTCCAACGAAGACTACGCTACTTCCTTAGAAACCATATGTACTTCCGGTCCGATGCCACACAGAACAATCAAGTTTAGTTCAAACGCGTTGAAAGAGAATATATGTAACAACACTATTTTAGGGATAAACGAATCAGATACACAGGCCAAATTAGAGGTATGGAAGAAGGACCACGCCACAAATATACCAAAACTTGAGCGACTTGATTCAAGTCCAATCTTGAGGAGACGACAGTGCCTGGCTGACGTATCTCAAGCGACTGTCGAAGaaagatttttatttttgagaAGGACCAGTCGTTCAGTAGAACCAGTTAAAACGAAATCATATAAGAAAACACCAAAACAAGCCAAAACAAAGCAGGTGATAGTAGAGGAACCAGAGATGACTCCTAAGCCAACATATTTCCCGCCAAAACCAGAGAATAGGATTCCTGAAATTAAGCCACAAGAGCCAGCGAAGCCCGTTCTCGTCATAAACGCAGATGAGGCAGAGGAAATAAGAAAAAGCTTGCCATATTTTGATCGACcagaaaaggaaggaaaaaatgTACTCAAAGAGGACGTTGCATCTAATAGGGTAATATTGTCAGGTGACAATACTATCGACCAATCACAGAAGCCTATGAATTCAATTGACCCTACACCTGTAGCTGTTAACACAAAGGAAGTTACCGGTGATAGTACAAGTGAGCCATTGACTGCCAAGGAGAAATTTATTCGCATGCAGGAGCGAATGAAGCAAAGAAAACAAGAGAAGCAGAAAACCAGAGAATCTTTCGCCGATTATTCTTTTATGATGTATAATCAAAGTAAAGATCgtgagggaaggggaggagaaGTTAATAAATTGGGCATGACTTTATCGAAGAGATTGGAAAACATGAGCACTTTCAATTCTAGAATTTCTGACGATTCAGATAGCGACgaagatgacgatgacgatgatgatgatgataatgatgatattCAGTTGGGTATTTCCGATTCTGAGGATGACGTCAACTAa
- the LOC139965834 gene encoding uncharacterized protein: MADFPQFEPVISRNGRHKTQEELALPTNHDVTHSNHRMEKLEEKFKIIKDILLDIRIQDQTIIRLLLENYQKFLSSFEEQQWRSSLHIRHSSFPSSGTYQRLDTVRSILGQKGDLNIRQISQHLFPPGRRRRESEPIYFKGRLTSSLSFEETFEGIFSDDEETVVDPLSTSSFT, translated from the exons atgGCGGATTTTCCTCAATTTGAACCTGTTATTTCAAGAAACGGAAGACACAAAACACAAGAAGAATTAGCACTACCCACAAATCATGACGTCACTCATAGCAACCACCGCATGGAGAAGCTGGAAGAAAAATTTAAGATTATCAAAGACATTTTG CTTGATATTCGTATTCAAGATCAGACCATTATAAGACTATTATTAGAAAATTACCAAAAATTTCTCTCAAGTTTTGAAGAACAGCAATGGCGTTCCTCGTTGCATATCAGACATTcaagcttcccttcttcagGGACGTACCAACGACTGGATACCGTCAGGTCAATCCTAGGTCAAAAGGGAGATCTAAACATCAGGCAAATTTCACAGCATCTCTTTCCTCCTGGCAGAAGGCGCCGTGAGAGTGAACCGATTTATTTCAAAGGCAGGTTGACCAGCTCGTTGTCGTTTGAAGAAACGTTTGAGGGGATTTTTAGCGATGATGAAGAAACCGTTGTTG ATCCACTGAGTACATCATCATTTACGTAA